GTTTCCTGTTGCCTGAATGGTTATAGTCTCAAATGAACAAAATTGGAATTCAAGTTCAAAAGAATTTACAGGAGGATCAGGAGCTGCCACTTGGTCCTCCTGTCCCATCCCCTCTTCCTATTGGTCTGGAGCTGCCGTCAATCATCCAGGCATTGTGAGTTGTCATGTGAGGTAATTGGATGGAGCCTCCTCTGCTGTTCTATTAGGAGATTATATGATTTGTAATAATACTATAGAATATAATAATGAAATGATTCACAGTAAACATCATATCAGAATCATAGAGCACAgatggtggccattcagccccatgtgcCTGGATTGTCTCTAAAAATGTTACCAATGTTTCCCATCCCCTGCTTTTTTCTGATAGCCCTCCAAATCTTTCCTTATTAAATAAAATTCCAAAACAGTTTTCAGACTTACGacagaatctgcttccaccagtcaTTTGGACAATgtgttccagatcatcataattcACTGAGAAAAATAATCTCTCCCCATCTTCACCATGGATAttttgccaattgctttaaatctatCTTCTGCGGTTACCAACCAtcctaccaatggaaacaatttctccctatgtaGATGAAAACTCTTCAAAAACGCCCAcagctctattaaatctcttaaccttctctgctccaaagagaacaatcccagcttctccagtctctccacattactGAAACCTCTCATCCCtgataccattctggtaaattttcCACGTACtttctaaggccttgacatctttcctagTGGTGCATAGAACTGAACACGATATTTCAGTTGAGGATTAACCCCAGCTTATAAGGATTCAGGATAATCAAAATTGCCCTGCTTTTGCATTCCATGCTAATTGATAAATACAAGGCTCCGATTAGCTTTATTCAAACAGTTTGATCAACTTGCCCTGTCGTATTATAGGATTTGTTTACTTAAGCTCCCAGGTCACTCTGTTCCTGTAGTCTGTTTAAAATTGTACCACTTAGTTTATGTTGCTCATTctttcttccaaaatgcatcattgACCCTAaatcactttgggatgttttgagggtgtgaaaggtgctaaatcaCAAAATCAtacggtgcagaagaggcccttcagcccatcgagtttgcaccgacacatgagaaacacctgacctacccacctaatcccatttaccagcacgtggcccgtagccttgaatgttatgacgcgctaagtgctcatccaggtgcttgtTAAAGGACgtgaagcaacccgcctccaccaccctcccaggcagcgcattccagaccgtcaccaccctctgggtaaaaatatttttcctcacatccccgcaaatctcctgcccctcaccaaaACTGTATCCCCTCAcgactgacccttcaaataaggggaacagatgCTCCCTATTcactctgtccatacccctcataatcttgtacacctcgatcaggtcacccctgaGCCTTCTGATCTCCAACAAAAacgacccaagtctatccaacctcccttcataacttaaatgtttcatcccaggcaacatcctgctgtatctcctctgcaccccctccagtgcaatcacatccttcctataatgtggtgaccagaactgcacacagtactccagcagtggcctcaccaaggttctatacaactccaacatgacctccctacttttgtaatctaggcctcgattgataaaggcaagtgtcctatatgcctttttcaacattccactaacatgtccctcgccttcagagatctatggacacacatgccaagttccctttgttcctcaaaacttcctagtatcatgccactccttgtcaaattactccttccaaagtgtatcacctcacacttttcagggttaaattccatctgcccatttgaccatcccgtctatatcttcctgtagcccaagacactcaacctcttctgttgaagagtcatacggactcaaaacgttaactgtattcctctccacagatgctgttagacctgctgagtttttccaggtatttttatttttatttttgttttggatttccagcacccgggttttttgcttttatctcactgttaaccacccggccaatctttgtgtcatccgcaaacttactaagtctacctcccacatagttatctatgttgtacatataaatgacaaataatatggGACCTAGCAGAGATccttgtggtatgccactggacattggcttgcagtcactaaagcatccttctgtcatcaccctctgtctcctacaaataagccaattttgaatcaccttatcaaattaccctgtatcccatgtgcatttgccttctttataagtctcccatgtgggaccttgtcaaaggctttgctgaaatccatataaactacgtcaactgcactaccctcatcgacacacctggtcacctcctcaaaaaattcattcaaatttgttaggcatgacctccctctaacaaagccatgctgactatccctgatcaagccttgcctccccaagtggagatagattctctcattcagaattttctccaacagtttcccaaccactgacgtgagactcactggcctgtagttccctagcttatctctacaacccttcttatatAGCGGAACCACATTCGCTGTTCTCCAGTACCCTGGCACCTCTCCCATGGCCAAAGAGGAATGAAAAATTTGGCTCACAGCCCCTGTGATcacctcccttgcctccttcagcagtctgggacacaaatcatctggacctggatatatgtccacttttaagcctgccaacatctccaataccttatcacaccctatatcaatttgctcaagaacctcgcagtctctctccccgagttccataccttcatcctcattctcttgggtgaagacagatgggAAGTTTTGGTTCAgtactctagcgatgtcctctggctccacccatagattgcccccttggtccctaatgggccttactctttccctggttatccttttcCCATTTATATGCTTtttgaatatcttgggattttacctatttttaccagccagagttttctcatatccgctctttgctctcctaattgctttcttaagctccaccccgcactttctgtactccactcatgcctctgctgatttgcttcctttgTACCTTCTAAAAGCCTCACGTTTCCTTCTCaacgtaacctgaatatctctggtcatccatggttctctgggcttgttactccttcctatcaccctagagtgaacatgttgagcctgtaccctccccatttcctttctgaacgCCCCCCAACTGATCCTctgatttccccacaagtaactgttcccagtctaccttggccagatcctgtcttattttactaaaatccactctcccccaatctaaaacatttttttgcaacttgtcgatttctttgtccataacaaactcaaattgtaccatgttgtggtcgctatcactaaaatgctcccacagcaccacctcagccatctgtccggcttcattccccagaattaggtccagcaccgtgccgtcccttgttggaccctctatatgttgacctaaaaagttctcctgtacacatttcaagaaatccactccatccaagcccttaacaccatgtctatcccaattaatgttgggaaagttgaaatcacctaatataattaccctattgttattgtttttacacacctccacaaattgtgcacatatttgctcctcaatttcccgctgactatctgggggtctataataaacacctaacaatgtggctgcccctttttgattcctaagctctacccacaaagtttcattcgatgccccctccaagatgtcatctctccttactgcagtaactgactccttaactaataatgcaatgactcctcctctttcaccccctcccctgtctcgcctgaagattctatatcccagaatgttgagctgccaatcctgctccttcctcaaccacgtctcagtgatggctactatatcacaattccatgtgcaAATCCTCACCCTtcactcatccgttttacctgtaatactcctggcattaaagtagaggccatccagccttgccttactcccttgaaacttaatgcagctgaactccctctgacttgattgtttgaCTGTATTataatgtgtccctattctgctaacattctgtgtcccctccccctgccgaattagtttaaactcctcccaacagcactggcaaactcacccgcaaggatgttagtcccgctcttgTTCAGATGTGGaccgtcctgcttgtacaggtcccaccttccctggaaacggtcccagtgatccaggaatctaaaactctccctcctgcatcaactcttaagccacgtattcatctgcgcgaTTCTCCTATTTCTTAGCTCACTAGCTTGTGGCACTGGAaggaatccagagattacaacccaagacgtcttgctttttagtccgctgcctaactccctgaattcttgatgcaagacatCATCattgaacaaccccacttctgacttcatgatggacagaaggtcattgatgaagcaagtgAACATAGTTCAGCCTTGGACATTCCCCTGAAGACCTCCTGCAGctatgtcctggggctgagatgattggactccaataaccacaacaatcttcctttttaGAAGGAAGAAAACAGATcccaatgaacatggttcagtcctgaatGTGGTTAACAGGTAAACAAAATAATAGTAGTTACtcgtgaactcgctggtgtgtcagtaggtgggatgattgagtgaatcccttcccacactcgaagcaggtgaatggtctctccccagtgtgaactcgctggtgtctcagcaagttggatgattgagtgaatcccttcccacagttggggcaggtgaatggtctctccccagtgtgaactcgttggtgcTTCAGCAGGGTAGCTAACTCAGCAAATCCCTTCGCACACTCGGTGCAGGTAAACGGTTTATCCccattgtgaactcgctggtgtacaaTGAGTTGAGATGATttcctgaacccagtcccacagtgagagcacctgaatggtctctcgtcagtgtgaacacgttgatgggtcATCAGTTCCCCAGAACTTTTAAAGCACTTTCCACAGTCTAGGCAATTaaaaggtctctcgtcagtgtgaactcgttggtgtaacagcaggttggatgaggtagtgaatcgcttcccacactcggtgcaggtgaatggcttctccccagagTGAAAACGTTGGTGTATCATCATGTAGGATGACTGagcgaatcctttcccacactcggagcaggtgaatggtttctccccagtgtgaactttcTGGTGAGCAATTAGGTAGGACGACTgaatgaatcctttcccacactcagagcaagtaaatggtttctccccactgtgaactcgttggtgtgtCCTCAgattggatgactgagtgaacctcttcccacactcggagcacgtgaatggcctctccccagtgtgaagctGCTGGTGTGCCAACAGATTTGATGACCGATAGAAATCTTTTCCACATACGGAGCAGGTGAATGTTTtcttcccagtgtgaactcgctggtgtatcagcagggtagatgaatgagtgaatcccttcccacagtccccacatttccacggctTTTTTCCATTGTGACTGCATTTATGTTTTGATAGGCCAGATGTTTGGTTGGAGCcttgtccacacacagaacacgtatatggtttctccccactgtgaacggtgctttctccttccatgttcaaaatctgaTGATATTATAAATTGGTTCACTctgtcagatcctgatgtgatgtttggttagTGGCAtgactgcaaatcctccccttctaatagcCTGTCAATTTGATTGGAAAGAAaaaagtgagtgagaaagagagcccaCAAAAATCATAGAGGCAAGTTGTGAAcgtgagctgaatgaatctggtaagTTGTGAAACTGGCATGAAGATAAAGTGACCATGAGAGCTGCTGGACTGTcgcaaaaacccaactggttcactaacattCTTCAGGTAAGGGAACCTGCCACCTGGCATACACAATACTCTGGCTTCtatgcaaggagagagagagagacatgggagaggcagtgggtgcaggagagagatttTATACATTTACAGCTTGACCAGAACTTTGACAGACttttccaaaccctcaacctccaccacctagaaggaccaggttagcaggtgtatgtgaacatccaagttcccctccaagtcacacatcaccctgatttgtctgacattcagtactggatgaagAGAAATGTCTTTCATGTAAACCCTGGAAAATCTGAAGCCATTAGCTTCAGTCCCTGCTCCACTCCCTAGTCACTGACTCTATCTTTCTCCATTGCAActgtttgaggctgaaccagactattcaCAATCTCGATGTTATCTTTCACCCCAAACTGAGTTTCAAACCACATATCTGCATCATCATCATgatcacctatttccacctcagtaataTTGCCCAACCCTCACCCTAGTCGCAATTTATCTGCTGCAAAAACCATCATCCATTCCTTTGTACCTCGAGACTTAACTATCCTAATGCACTCCCGGCCGGTCATCCAAAGCTCCGCTGTTCGTGTGCTCAGTTACACCAGGTCATGTTCACCAAtcaccctgtgctcgctgacctacaaagGCTCTGGGTTAAGAAGCAGCTAAATtttaagtttctcatccttgtttcaaatCGCTCCATTATCTCGCCCCTCCTGTGATCTGTGATCTcccccagcctcacaaccctttgagatgctttttaaaacctacctctttgaccaagctattggtcacctgtcctaacatctctTTATACTTTTTATTCTCCTGTGAACACACATTGGAAGGTTCAATTACATGAAAGACGTGATATAAATACATATTGTTGTTGTTGGTTAGGAAACATGTCGCTGTTCCTTTAACATCActggtaaaaaaaaatctgtaccTCTTTAGCAACAGAATTGTGGGAGCATCTtcacccacatggactgcagcggttcaagaagttcaAGCATCATCTTCTCCAGAGGAAACTGGAGATTGGTAATATCTGTTGctggtcaaaaacagaattacctggaaaaactcagcaggtctggcagcatcggcggagaagaaaagagttgacgtttcgagtcctcatgacccttcatctccgtcgatgctgccagacctgctgagtttttccaggtaattctgtttttgttttggatttccagcatccgcagtttttttttatctctgtCGCTGGTCTTGTTAGTGAAAGGGCAGGATAATGGGACTAgctgatttgctcttgcagagagccagcacaggcaggaCGGGTTGAATAGCCTCCATCTGTATTATAACCATTCAATGACCCTTTGAAAAAAGACCTGCACTAGAGGTCAGGGATGAATTTCTGTCACCAATGCCCATCCTGCTACAAACCAGCTCTTGTTTGTTCCACCTGTCTTTCTGGACTCAATTCTGTGAGCAACAACTGTAGTAAAATATCACAAAATACTGCTGGTTCtggtaatctgaaataaatagagggaaatgcttgaaatactcagcaggtcaggcagtatttgCGAAGCagcggagttaatgtttcaggatgTGCAGAATTAATTATGGGGAATAAAAATGATGCCGAATCTCATGGTCaatataagctcagaagtggaagAGAAATGGACGATCGCGCAGGAAAACTAATTCCTGACTCTGAAAGGTACTGTGGGATGATCAAGCTGGAAAGCCAGAAGCACATGGTCAGGGGATGGGCAGCAGTGGAAACCTCATTTGGGCACAGTCGGCTGAATCAACAGTAAAATACTGAACATAACTAAAATACACCTATTATTAGATAGAGGAAGGCAGACAACGGCAGAGAGGTGatcagggaggggagaggtgaaaTAGATCAATGGGTGGACATGGATTCAGATCTACAGTAAAGGAGCCACACCAGCCCCAGAGACATGGAACCTCTCACAGATGACAGAACATAGCACTAAAAACTCTAAGTTACCGATAAATAATCAAAAATACAGACCTCCAAatcaatttcagttttaaaaCAGATGCCAAAGTCTGCATCTGGAAAGATATTTCATAACTTTTTTGACTAGGTAACAGAGAGGAAAGCTGAGGGCAATGcctttgatgtggtgtacatggacttccaaaaggcatttgataaaggggTACAGAATATACTTGTGGGCAAAGTTAGAGCTTATGGAATAAAAAAGGCCGTCAGaaaatggatatgaaattggctgagtgacaggaagcagagattagtGGTGCAGGGCTGTTTTTCGGACTGGAGAAAGGTTTATCATGGAGTTTCTCCAAAGATCAATGTTCGGagccctgctcttcctgatatatattaaaacttagactttggtgtacagggcacaatttcaaaatgtgacCCAAAACAATGTGAActttgaggaggatagtgttaagcttcaaaatgacatagatTGGTTGAATGGGTAAACACGTGGCAGATGAAAATTAAATGCAGAATAATATTAAGAgactcattttggtaggaagaaggcagatggacaatgtaaaataaagggtacaaatcTAAAGGGGTGCTTGTGGAGAGAAGGCTCCTGGGAGTATATGCACACAAATCATCGAAAGtgtcaggacaggttgagagcgcaGTCCATCAAGTATacaggatcctgggttttataatcAGGgaaatagaatacaaaagcaaggaagttatgatcaaCTAGTAGAGAACACTAGTTTCAGCTCAGGGCACCATACTTTAAAATGGGTGTGAAGGTATTCGAGACGGTCCAGAAAAGACtcccaagaatggttccagagatgaggaacttcagttatgtagagagaTTGAACAAGTTGGGGTTGCTCTCCTTAGAAAAgaaaaggttgaaaggagattttgtggaggtattcaaaatcatgagagatcAGGActgagtagatatggagaaactgatcccattggtgaaaggatcaagaacaagaggcccAGATTTAAGGCATAaagacaaaaaactgcggatgctggaaatccaaaacagaaacagaaatacctggaaaaactcagcaggtctggcagcatcggcggagaagagcaaagttgacgtttcgagtcctcatgacccttcaacagaactaagtagaaataggaaaggggtgaaatataagctggtttaaggtggggtggagggggaaaaaggtggtgggggggttgttggaaCTAGCAAGCAGTAATattaggagataaccaaaagatgtcatcttccaactaggcactttacagccttccggactgaacattgagttcaacaacttttgatcttgaactccctcctccatccccatccccatccccctttccatttcttccccctcccttttgttttttccaataatttatatagatttttcatttcccacctatttccattatttttaaatgtatttcacccatggtttatttcaccccacccccactagagctaccttgcttgtcctgctctccactcttaattagcacattcttttagataatatcaccaccttcaacacctctttgttcttttgtctgtgacatcttttggttatctcctccaatcactgcttgcttgtcctaacaaccgcaaaccacccccccaccaccacctcccttaaaccagcttatatttcacccctttcctatttctacttagttctgttgaagggtcatgaggactcgaaacatcaactttgctcttctccaacaatgctgccagacctgctgagtttttccaggtatttctgtttttgttttggatttccagcatccgcagttttttgtttttttctctgtgtttaattgactgccacttctcttcaagaaatgcctaccttgaagaagttttgttctactctccatcaggattttcgaatctctcttttgccttgttcaccttcattgctttccatttctctcctggtgtttgacaaggtgtttactaaaacccgctttcacagccatatttcttttctcagtgactgtctccgtctccggctTAACCCgagtggatttcaactgaaattccatccctcatgtttcgaacccacccaggattacaggtatctccgggacataaaacgtttctcggattgctgttcccgtcacattctgagatccacactcagtgccatgcgccgccatgtgaacacactcgacctctccctccagcagcaccgccgcaccctttttcaaagctgcacgtgcccccagttttattttattcttcgtctcatccgaccccgcaacaagaaactttttctttttctctcaagtgctaaggaacacaagctccaacaactcatcgacaccaacacccacccaggaccctccacccctgcctgtccctccgtccccaccccatcttccaataccagccccggccgtgtattcactataccccctgaccttcccctctccgatgctgaacgttcagtgctcagcaaaggacttagtttcatacccttacgccctcatctcaatgaatttcgggctcggcataatgctgaactcttcttccgccgcctttgcctccgggctcacttctttgggcaggagtcatctccccgttcaatggatccttttacgcACATCCaatacctggacccctccctctggattttcttgatcttttcattgcgaACTGtgggcgtgacattagtcgtctcaatttctctgctcctctcacccgttctaacctgtctctctctgaacttactacactccgttctctcaggtccaaccctaacattgtcatcaaacccgctgacaagggtggtgctgttgttgtctggcgcactgacatctacctcgtggaggctgagcatcagcttgcagacacctcctcctgcctctccctggaccatgaccccaccactgaacatcaagccattgtttccaggactgtcactgacctcatctcctctggagattttccttccacagcttccaacctgatagtcagccaacctcggacggcccgcatctacgtcctacccaaaatccacaaacaggtctGTCCCGGCAGACCTATCATgtcagcctattcctgccccacggaactcatttgtcactatcttgactcccttctctctccccttgtccagtcccttcccacctacatccgtgattcctctgacaccttacgtcacatcaacaatttccagttccctggctccaaccgcttcctcttcaccatggatgcccaatccctctacacctccatcccccaccaggatggactgagggctctcagcttcttcctcgaacagaggaccaaacaatccccatccaccactactctcctctgagGCTGAACGTTCTCACACtgcacaatttctccttaaactcctctcacttcctccaaataaaaggtgtggctatgggtacccgaatggtccccagctatgcttgtctctttatggggtaggtggaacattccttgttccagacctactccgaccccctcccacaactctttctctggtacattgatgattacttcggtactgcttcatgctcttgtcgggacctggaaaaatttattaattttgcttccaatctccatcattttcacatggtccatctctgacacttcccttcccttccttgacctctctgtctcaatttctggtgatagactgtccaccaatatccattacaagcctaccgactcccacagctacctcgactacagctcctcacaccccgcttcctgtaaggactccatcccattctctcagttccttcgcctccgttgcatctgttctaatgatgctaccttcaaaaacagttcctctgacatgtcctccttcttccttaaccgaagttttccacccacaatAGTTGACAGGCCCTCAACcacgtccggcccatctcccgcgcatccgccctcacgccttctcctccctcccagaaactgacagggccccccttgtcctcacttatcaccccaccagcctctgcattcaaaggatcatcctccgccatttccgtcaactccagcatgatgccactaccttcccttcacccccccacccaccccggcggcattccgtaaggatcattccctccgagacaccctggtccactcttccatcaccccctactccgcaactcccacctacggcacctccccatgcaaacgcaaaatatgcaacacctgccccttcacttccactctcctcaccgtccaaggtcccaaacactcctttcaagtgaagcagcatttcacttgccttTCCCACAACTAcgtccactgcattcgttgctcccaatgtggtttcctctacattagagagaccaaatgcagactgggtgactgctttgcagaacacctgtggtctgttcgcaagcattatcctgtcacttgccattttaacactccatcctgctcccttgcccacatgtctgtccttggcttgttgcattgttccagtgaagctcaacgcaaattggaggaacagcatgtcatcttctgactaggcactttacagccttccggactgaatattgagttcaacaactttcgatcttgaactccctcctccatccccaccccctttccgtttcttcccccccccttttgttttttccaataatttatatagatttttcttttcccacctatttccattatttttaaatgtattccacctttggtttatttcaccccacccccactagagctaccttgcttgccctgctcaccagtcttaattagcacattcttttagataatatcaccaccttcaacacctctttgttcttttgtctgtgacatcttttggttatctcctcctatcactgcttgcttgtcccaacaaccac
Above is a window of Carcharodon carcharias isolate sCarCar2 chromosome 27, sCarCar2.pri, whole genome shotgun sequence DNA encoding:
- the LOC121270446 gene encoding zinc finger and SCAN domain-containing protein 2-like, encoding TVHSGEKPYTCSVCGQGSNQTSGLSKHKCSHNGKKPWKCGDCGKGFTHSSTLLIHQRVHTGKKTFTCSVCGKDFYRSSNLLAHQQLHTGERPFTCSECGKRFTQSSNLRTHQRVHSGEKPFTCSECGKGFIQSSYLIAHQKVHTGEKPFTCSECGKGFAQSSYMMIHQRFHSGEKPFTCTECGKRFTTSSNLLLHQRVHTDERPFNCLDCGKCFKSSGELMTHQRVHTDERPFRCSHCGTGFRKSSQLIVHQRVHNGDKPFTCTECAKGFAELATLLKHQRVHTGERPFTCPNCGKGFTQSSNLLRHQRVHTGERPFTCFECGKGFTQSSHLLTHQRVHE